In a genomic window of Gossypium arboreum isolate Shixiya-1 chromosome 9, ASM2569848v2, whole genome shotgun sequence:
- the LOC108456918 gene encoding myosin-6-like gives MVAPSSILVGSHVWVEDPDVAWIDGEVKEVKGEEITVDSTSGKTIVAKTSNVYPKDPEFPSCGVDDMTRLAYLHEPGVLQNLKCRYDINEIYTYTGNILIAVNPFRRLPHLYSSHMMEQYKGAAFGELSPHPFAVADASYRHMINEGISQSILVSGESGAGKTESTKMLMRYLAYMGGRVSKAEERSVEQKVLESNPVLEAFGNAKTVRNNNSSRFGKFVEIQFDPRGQISGAAIRTYLLERSRVCQVSDPERNYHCFYMLCAAPPEEVEKYKLGNPRTFHYLNQSNCYELDGVDSCKEYLLTKRAMDVVGISQGEQDGIFRVVAAILHLGNIEFKKGQEIDSAEPKDDKSRFHLKTAAELLMCNEKALEDSLCKRVMVTRDESITKSLDPVSAALSRDALAKIVYSKLFDWLVDKINVSISQDPESKSLIGVLDIYGFESFKTNSFEQFCINLTNEKLQQHFNQHVFKMEQEEYKKEEIDWSYIEFIDNQDILDLIEKKPGGIIALLDEACMFPRSTHETFAQKLYQTFKDNKRFSKPKLSRTDFTICHYAGDVTYQTELFLDKNKDYVVSEHQALLNASECSFVSSLFPPSPEESSKTTKFSSIGSSFKQQLQALLETLSATEPHYIRCVKPNNALKPGIFENQNVLQQLRCGGVMEAIRISCAGFPSRKSFREFVARFSLLAPEVLSKRNNYTEVTASKKILEKSKLSGYQIGKTKVFLRAGQMAELDALRTEILGRSASLIQRKVRTYLCRKRFILLRLSAIQIQALCRGQVARHQYEEMRREAAALNIQKHLRKFLARKAYKNLYFSAVSIQTGMRGMIARSELLSRKQTRAATVIQSHCRRFLANRRYLWLKKAAITTQCAWRARVARKELRKLRMAARETGALQEAKTKLEKEVEELTWRLQLEKRTRVDLEESKKQESARFESTLQKMQLEFEESKKKEKLLIKEREAAKKIAEQVPAVQEIPVIDDELVNKLTAENEQLKALVSTLEQKINETERKYEETKKLSDERLKQTLEAESKIIELKTTVQRLEEKILDMETDQKSQQQALLSTPSRKMPEPLENGHHAQLSSGPSTRLGREDSKLRRSQTEKQQPESVDDLLKCVAQNLGFSQEKPVAAFTIYKCLLHWKSFEAEKTSVFDRLIEVMGSALEDQDNNDHMAYWLSNTSSLLFLLQRSLKASGSMQKPPAGASFFARMTKSFRSSSANLQAGVLSQVEAKYPALLFKQQLSAYVEKIYGIIRDNLKKNLSPLISGCIQVPRISKGAAFQKCEGLQGYHSPAGLWQSIIECLNKMMGTLKDNFVPPILVQNIFTQTFAYINVQLFNSLLLRRECCTFSNGEYVKSGLAELELWCAEADVEYVGPSWDELKHTRQAVGFLVINQKSKISFDEISKDLCSALSVQQLYRVCTLYRDDNYNTQSVSPDVLAHMKELMSDDTEDDGGSSFLLEDDISIPFTMEDISNCHQVKEFASVRPAEELMTDPAFQFLQD, from the exons ATG GTTGCTCCATCCAGTATTCTTGTTGGATCTCATGTTTGGGTGGAGGACCCAGATGTAGCTTGGATAGATGGAGAAGTAAAGGAAGTTAAGGGGGAAGAGATTACAGTAGATTCTACATCAGGGAAGACA ATTGTTGCCAAAACATCTAATGTCTatccaaaggaccctgaatttCCTTCATGTGGTGTTGATGATATGACAAGGCTAGCATATTTGCATGAACCTGGGGTTTTGCAGAATTTAAAATGCCGATATGATATCAATGAAATATAT ACCTACACAGGAAATATATTGATTGCTGTAAATCCTTTTCGAAGACTGCCACATTTATACAGCAGTCATATGATGGAACAATACAAAGGGGCAGCTTTTGGTGAGCTGAGCCCACATCCGTTTGCTGTTGCAGATGCTTCATATAG ACACATGATCAATGAGGGGATAAGCCAATCAATTTTGGTAAGTGGGGAAAGTGGAGCCGGTAAAACAGAGAGTACAAAGATGCTTATGCGCTATCTAGCCTATATGGGAGGGAGAGTTAGCAAGGCAGAGGAacgctctgtggagcagaaggtCTTGGAG TCTAATCCTGTTCTGGAAGCCTTTGGCAATGCAAAGACTGTCAGAAACAATAATTCAAG TCGCTTTGGCAAGTTTGTGGAAATTCAGTTTGATCCAAGGGGCCAAATTTCTGGAGCTGCAATAAGGACTTACTTGCTAGAACGATCTCGTGTTTGTCAGGTGTCTGACCCGGAGAGAAACTATCATTGCTTTTATATGCTTTGTGCTGCACCGCCGGAG GAAGTTGAGAAGTACAAATTGGGAAATCCACGAACTTTTCATTATTTAAACCAGTCAAATTGTTATGAGCTGGATGGCGTAGATAGTTGTAAAGAGTATCTTTTAACTAAGAGGGCTATGGATGTTGTTGGTATCAGTCAGGGGGAGCAG GATGGAATATTCCGAGTTGTGGCTGCAATTCTTCATTTAGGAAATATTGAGTTCAAAAAGGGACAGGAAATAGATTCTGCTGAACCTAAGGATGATAAATCTCGGTTCCATCTAAAAACCGCAGCAGAGCTATTAAT GTGTAATGAGAAGGCTCTTGAAGACTCCCTATGCAAACGTGTTATGGTGACTCGTGATGAGAGCATTACAAAATCGCTTGACCCTGTTTCAGCAGCTCTCAGCAGAGATGCTTTGGCAAAAATTGtttattcaaaattatttgaCTG GCTTGTGGACAAGATAAATGTTTCTATTAGTCAGGATCCTGAATCAAAATCGTTGATTGGTGTTCtggatatttatggatttgagaGTTTCAAGACAAACAG TTTTGAGCAATTTTGCATCAATTTGACAAATGAAAAGCTGCAGCAGCATTTTAATCAG CATGTTTTTAAGATGGAGCAGGAAGAATACAAGAAAGAAGAAATTGACTGGAGTTATATAGAATTTATTGATAATCAAGATATCCTTGATCTTATTGAAAAG AAACCTGGTGGCATCATAGCTCTTCTTGATGAGGCTTG TATGTTCCCCAGATCAACACATGAGACATTTGCTCAAAAGCTTTATCAGACTTTTAAAGACAATAAACGCTTCAGTAAGCCTAAGCTGTCACGCACTGACTTCACCATTTGTCATTATGCTGGTGAT GTTACTTACCAGACTGAGCTCTTCCTGGATAAGAACAAAGATTATGTTGTTTCAGAGCATCAAGCTCTGCTGAATGCTTCAGAATGCTCTTTTGTTTCAAGCTTGTTTCCTCCTTCACCCGAGGAATCTTCCAAAACAACAAAGTTCTCCTCAATAGGTTCCTCCTTCAAG CAACAACTCCAAGCTTTGCTTGAGACTTTGAGTGCCACGGAACCACACTACATTCGTTGTGTGAAGCCCAATAATGCTCTTAAACCAGGAATATTTGAGAACCAAAATGTGCTACAACAACTTCGATGTGGG GGAGTGATGGAGGCAATTAGAATTAGTTGTGCTGGATTTCCCTCTCGAAAGTCATTTCGTGAATTTGTAGCTCGATTTTCCCTTCTGGCTCCAGAGGTTCTCTCTAAGCG AAATAATTATACTGAGGTCACTGCTAGCAAGAAGATTCTGGAGAAGAGTAAGCTCAGTGGTTATCAG ATTGGTAAAACGAAAGTTTTTCTTAGGGCTGGTCAGATGGCAGAGCTAGATGCATTGCGAACTGAGATTTTAGGAAGATCAGCAAGTCTGATACAGAGAAAAGTCCGTACGTACTTGTGTCGGAAACGCTTTATTTTGTTGCGGTTATCTGCCATACAAATTCAAGCCTTGTGTAGAG GACAAGTAGCACGCCATCAGTATGAGGAAATGAGAAGAGAAGCTGCTGCTCTGAATATTCAAAAACATTTACGCAAGTTTCTTGCAAGGAAAGCATACAAGAATTTGTACTTCTCAGCTGTTTCTATTCAAACAGGTATGCGTGGGATGATTGCTCGTAGTGAGCTTCTGTCCAGAAAGCAGACAAGAGCTGCAACTGTAATTcag AGTCACTGTCGACGATTCTTGGCCAACCGTCGTTATCTATGGTTAAAGAAAGCAGCAATTACTACACAATGTGCCTGGAGAGCAAGGGTTGCACGTAAAGAATTACGGAAGCTAAGAATG GCCGCCAGGGAAACTGGTGCTCTTCAAGAAGCCAAAACTAAGCTGGAAAAGGAAGTTGAAGAACTTACATGGCGCTTGCAACTAGAGAAACGAACGAGG GTTGACCTTGAGGAATCAAAAAAACAGGAAAGTGCAAGGTTTGAATCTACTTTACAAAAGATGCAACTTGAGTTTGAGGAATCCAAGAAAAAGGAAA AGTTGCTAATCAAAGAACGTGAAGCTGCAAAGAAAATTGCTGAACAAGTTCCTGCGGTTCAGGAGATCCCAGTTATTGACGATGAATTAGTAAACAAACTTACTGCTGAAAATGAACAGCTGAAG GCTCTGGTAAGTACCTTAGAAcagaaaattaatgaaacagagaggaaatatgaagaaacaaaaaagCTTAGTGACGAGCGGCTAAAGCAAACTTTGGAGGCAGAGTCAAAGATAATTGAGCTCAAAACTACAGTGCAGAG GCTTGAAGAAAAGATTTTGGACATGGAAACTGACCAGAAATCACAGCAGCAAGCGTTGCTGAGTACACCAAGTAGAAAAATGCCAGAG CCTCTGGAAAATGGTCATCAT GCACAACTGAGTTCTGGTCCATCAACAAGGCTTGGTAGAGAAGACAGTAAATTGAGGAGATCCCAAACTGAAAAGCAGCAG CCGGAGAGTGTAGATGACCTACTCAAATGTGTGGCACAGAATCTTGGGTTCAGTCAAGAAAAGCCTGTTGCAGCATTTACCATATACAAATGCCTTCTCCACTGGAAGTCATTTGAAGCTGAAAAGACAAGTGTTTTTGATCGTCTTATTGAGGTGATGGGCTCTGCACTAGAG GATCAGGACAACAATGATCACATGGCTTATTGGCTGTCAAACACATCTTCATTGTTGTTTTTGCTTCAACGTAGTCTGAAAGCCTCTGGTTCAATGCAGAAACCACCTGCTGGAGCATCATTCTTTGCAAGGATGACCAAA AGTTTCCGTTCATCTTCTGCCAATCTTCAAGCTGGAGTACTGAGCCAGGTTGAGGCCAAGTATCCAGCTCTTCTTTTTAAGCAGCAGCTCTCAGCTTATGTGGAAAAGATATATGGAATCATTAGAGACAACTTGAAAAAGAACCTGTCACCACTTATATCTGGTTGCATTCAG GTACCTAGGATATCAAAAGGAGCTGCTTTTCAAAAGTGTGAAGGGTTACAAGGCTATCATTCTCCAGCTGGTCTCTGGCAGAGCATTATTGAGTGTCTGAACAAGATGATGGGCACATTGAAAGacaatttt GTGCCTCCAATACTTGTTCAGAATATTTTCACTCAAACGTTTGCATATATTAATGTACAGCTCTTTAATAG CCTTCTTCTCCGTCGAGAATGCTGCACATTTAGCAACGGGGAGTATGTGAAATCTGGCTTAGCTGAATTGGAACTATGGTGTGCCGAAGCAG